Proteins encoded together in one Centropristis striata isolate RG_2023a ecotype Rhode Island chromosome 6, C.striata_1.0, whole genome shotgun sequence window:
- the LOC131973130 gene encoding disintegrin and metalloproteinase domain-containing protein 10-like isoform X2, giving the protein MDLSDMLLLKVFLFVYLLNYTQGHYRNPLNKYIRHYEGLSYDTELLHSNHQRAKRALSHEDKFLHLDFHAHGRQFNLRMKRDTMLFAPDFKVDVSGDEIPFDTSHIYTGEIYGEKGTLTHGSVVDGKFEGFIQSYQGTYYVEPIDRYLQGKDVPFHSVIYHEDDIHYPHKYGPEGGCADSSVFERMKKYQASALEEPPKELLTEASYNEPVLLRKKRMAQVEKNTCQLFIQTDHLFFKYYKTREAVIAQISSHVKAIDAIYQGTDFMGIRNISFMVKRIRINTTSDERDRSNPFRFPNIGVEKFLELNSEQNHDDYCLAYVFTDRDFDDGVLGLAWVGAPSGSSGGICEKSKLYSDGKKKSLNTGIITVQNYASHVPPKVSHITFAHEVGHNFGSPHDSGSECTPGESKSQDKKEKGNYIMYARATSGDKLNNNKFSICSVRNISQVLEKKRSNCFVESGQPICGNGLVEPGEECDCGYSDQCRDLCCYDANQPDNKKCKLKPNKVCSPSQGPCCTAECSYKGRNEKCREESECAHQGMCNGVGAQCPTSEPKANFTACHGETQVCLNGGCSGSICEKYGLEACTCASQDGKDETELCHVCCMEKMNPNTCSSTGSERLARFFNKKVTTLPAGSPCNDFKGYCDVFMKCRLVDADGPLARLKKAIFNPELYENIAEWIVAHWWAVLLMGIALIMLMAGFIKICSVHTPSSNPKLPPPKPLPGTLKRRRAQQHANSQVQHQSQHPHAHQHGHGGHGGHGGQRQPQRQPQRQAQPQRHHRQPRENYQMGQMRR; this is encoded by the exons GCAATTTAATTTACGAATGAAAAGGGATACCATGCTGTTTGCCCCAGATTTTAAGGTAGACGTTTCAGGAGACGAGATTCCTTTTGATACCTCTCATATCTACACTGGAGAAATCTATG GTGAGAAAGGTACCCTGACTCATGGCTCCGTTGTGGATGGTAAGTTCGAGGGCTTCATTCAGAGCTACCAGGGCACCTACTACGTGGAGCCCATTGACAGATACCTGCAGGGCAAAGATGTGCCCTTCCACTCAGTCATCTATCATGAAGACGACATAC ACTACCCGCACAAGTACGGCCCAGAGGGAGGCTGCGCTGATAGCTCAGTGTTTGAAAGGATGAAGAAGTATCAAGCCTCGGCCTTAGAGGAGCCACCCAAG GAGCTCCTCACTGAGGCGAGCTATAATGAGCCTGTGCTGCTGAGGAAGAAGAGGATGGCCCAGGTGGAGAAAAACACCTGCCAGCTTTTCATTCAGACTGATCACCTCTTCTTCAAGTACTACAAGACCAGAGAGGCTGTCATTGCTCAG ATTTCCAGTCATGTCAAGGCCATTGATGCCATCTATCAGGGCACAGACTTCATGGGCATTCGCAACATCAGCTTCATGGTGAAAAGGATCAGG ATAAATACCACCAGTGATGAGAGGGATCGGTCCAACCCGTTCCGCTTTCCCAACATCGGTGTAGAGAAGTTCCTGGAGCTGAACTCGGAGCAGAACCACGACGACTACTGCTTGGCTTATGTTTTTACCGACAGAGACTTTGATGACGGAGTGCTGGGTTTGGCCTGGGTGGGAGCCCCATCAG GGAGCTCCGGAGGCATCTGTGAAAAAAGCAAGCTGTACTCGGATGGAAAAAAGAAGTCTCTCAACACTGGTATAATCACTGTACAGAACTATGCCTCCCACGTACCTCCAAAAGTCTCCCATATCACTTTTGCACATGAAGTAGGACACAACTTTGGCTCCCCG CACGACTCTGGATCTGAGTGCACCCCGGGAGAATCCAAGAGCCAAGACAAGAAGGAGAAGGGCAATTATATCATGTATGCAAGAGCTACATCAGGAGACAAGCTCAACAATAATAAGTTCTCCATTTGTAGCGTGCGCAACATCAGCCAGGTgctggagaagaagagaagcaaCTGTTTTGTCG AGTCTGGTCAGCCCATCTGTGGTAACGGCCTGGTGGAGCCAGGAGAGGAGTGTGACTGTGGCTACAGTGATCAGTGCAGAGACCTGTGCTGCTATGATGCCAACCAGCCTGACAACAAGAAGTGCAAATTAAAGCCCAACAAAGTCTGCAG TCCCAGCCAGGGTCCCTGCTGTACTGCCGAGTGCTCTTACAAGGGTCGTAATGAGAAGTGCAGAGAGGAGTCAGAGTGCGCTCACCAGGGCATGTGTAACGGAGTCGGTGCCCAGTGCCCCACGTCTGAGCCCAAGGCCAACTTCACTGCCTGCCACGGAGAGACTCAAGTCTGCCTCAACGGG GGCTGCTCCGGCTCCATCTGTGAGAAGTATGGGCTTGAGGCGTGCACCTGTGCCAGCCAAGATGGCAAGGACGAGACTGAGCTTTGCCACGTGTGCTGCATGGAGAAGA TGAATCCcaacacgtgcagcagcacgGGGTCAGAGCGTCTGGCTCGTTTCTTCAATAAGAAAGTGACCACGCTGCCAGCCGGCTCGCCGTGCAATGACTTCAAGGGCTACTGCGACGTGTTCATGAAGTGTCGTCTGGTGGACGCAGATGGACCGCTGGCCAGGCTGAAGAAGGCCATCTTCAACCCAGAGCTCTATGAAAATATTGCAGAGTGGATTGTG GCCCATTGGTGGGCAGTTCTGTTGATGGGCATCGCCCTCATCATGCTCATGGCCGGCTTCATTAAGATCTGCAGCGTGCACACACCGAGCAGTAACCCCAAACTTCCCCCTCCTAAACCACTTCCGG GCACGTTAAAGAGGCGGCGAGCACAGCAGCATGCCAACTCCCAGGTGCAGCACCAGTCTCAGCACCCGCACGCCCACCAGCACGGACACGGGGGACACGGCGGGCATGGCGGCCAGCGGCAACCCCAGAGGCAGCCTCAGCGGCAGGCGCAGCCCCAGAGGCACCACCGTCAGCCCAGAGAGAACTATCAGATGGGCCAGATGAGACGCTGA
- the LOC131973130 gene encoding disintegrin and metalloproteinase domain-containing protein 10-like isoform X1 gives MDLSDMLLLKVFLFVYLLNYTQGHYRNPLNKYIRHYEGLSYDTELLHSNHQRAKRALSHEDKFLHLDFHAHGRQFNLRMKRDTMLFAPDFKVDVSGDEIPFDTSHIYTGEIYGEKGTLTHGSVVDGKFEGFIQSYQGTYYVEPIDRYLQGKDVPFHSVIYHEDDIHYPHKYGPEGGCADSSVFERMKKYQASALEEPPKQELLTEASYNEPVLLRKKRMAQVEKNTCQLFIQTDHLFFKYYKTREAVIAQISSHVKAIDAIYQGTDFMGIRNISFMVKRIRINTTSDERDRSNPFRFPNIGVEKFLELNSEQNHDDYCLAYVFTDRDFDDGVLGLAWVGAPSGSSGGICEKSKLYSDGKKKSLNTGIITVQNYASHVPPKVSHITFAHEVGHNFGSPHDSGSECTPGESKSQDKKEKGNYIMYARATSGDKLNNNKFSICSVRNISQVLEKKRSNCFVESGQPICGNGLVEPGEECDCGYSDQCRDLCCYDANQPDNKKCKLKPNKVCSPSQGPCCTAECSYKGRNEKCREESECAHQGMCNGVGAQCPTSEPKANFTACHGETQVCLNGGCSGSICEKYGLEACTCASQDGKDETELCHVCCMEKMNPNTCSSTGSERLARFFNKKVTTLPAGSPCNDFKGYCDVFMKCRLVDADGPLARLKKAIFNPELYENIAEWIVAHWWAVLLMGIALIMLMAGFIKICSVHTPSSNPKLPPPKPLPGTLKRRRAQQHANSQVQHQSQHPHAHQHGHGGHGGHGGQRQPQRQPQRQAQPQRHHRQPRENYQMGQMRR, from the exons GCAATTTAATTTACGAATGAAAAGGGATACCATGCTGTTTGCCCCAGATTTTAAGGTAGACGTTTCAGGAGACGAGATTCCTTTTGATACCTCTCATATCTACACTGGAGAAATCTATG GTGAGAAAGGTACCCTGACTCATGGCTCCGTTGTGGATGGTAAGTTCGAGGGCTTCATTCAGAGCTACCAGGGCACCTACTACGTGGAGCCCATTGACAGATACCTGCAGGGCAAAGATGTGCCCTTCCACTCAGTCATCTATCATGAAGACGACATAC ACTACCCGCACAAGTACGGCCCAGAGGGAGGCTGCGCTGATAGCTCAGTGTTTGAAAGGATGAAGAAGTATCAAGCCTCGGCCTTAGAGGAGCCACCCAAG CAGGAGCTCCTCACTGAGGCGAGCTATAATGAGCCTGTGCTGCTGAGGAAGAAGAGGATGGCCCAGGTGGAGAAAAACACCTGCCAGCTTTTCATTCAGACTGATCACCTCTTCTTCAAGTACTACAAGACCAGAGAGGCTGTCATTGCTCAG ATTTCCAGTCATGTCAAGGCCATTGATGCCATCTATCAGGGCACAGACTTCATGGGCATTCGCAACATCAGCTTCATGGTGAAAAGGATCAGG ATAAATACCACCAGTGATGAGAGGGATCGGTCCAACCCGTTCCGCTTTCCCAACATCGGTGTAGAGAAGTTCCTGGAGCTGAACTCGGAGCAGAACCACGACGACTACTGCTTGGCTTATGTTTTTACCGACAGAGACTTTGATGACGGAGTGCTGGGTTTGGCCTGGGTGGGAGCCCCATCAG GGAGCTCCGGAGGCATCTGTGAAAAAAGCAAGCTGTACTCGGATGGAAAAAAGAAGTCTCTCAACACTGGTATAATCACTGTACAGAACTATGCCTCCCACGTACCTCCAAAAGTCTCCCATATCACTTTTGCACATGAAGTAGGACACAACTTTGGCTCCCCG CACGACTCTGGATCTGAGTGCACCCCGGGAGAATCCAAGAGCCAAGACAAGAAGGAGAAGGGCAATTATATCATGTATGCAAGAGCTACATCAGGAGACAAGCTCAACAATAATAAGTTCTCCATTTGTAGCGTGCGCAACATCAGCCAGGTgctggagaagaagagaagcaaCTGTTTTGTCG AGTCTGGTCAGCCCATCTGTGGTAACGGCCTGGTGGAGCCAGGAGAGGAGTGTGACTGTGGCTACAGTGATCAGTGCAGAGACCTGTGCTGCTATGATGCCAACCAGCCTGACAACAAGAAGTGCAAATTAAAGCCCAACAAAGTCTGCAG TCCCAGCCAGGGTCCCTGCTGTACTGCCGAGTGCTCTTACAAGGGTCGTAATGAGAAGTGCAGAGAGGAGTCAGAGTGCGCTCACCAGGGCATGTGTAACGGAGTCGGTGCCCAGTGCCCCACGTCTGAGCCCAAGGCCAACTTCACTGCCTGCCACGGAGAGACTCAAGTCTGCCTCAACGGG GGCTGCTCCGGCTCCATCTGTGAGAAGTATGGGCTTGAGGCGTGCACCTGTGCCAGCCAAGATGGCAAGGACGAGACTGAGCTTTGCCACGTGTGCTGCATGGAGAAGA TGAATCCcaacacgtgcagcagcacgGGGTCAGAGCGTCTGGCTCGTTTCTTCAATAAGAAAGTGACCACGCTGCCAGCCGGCTCGCCGTGCAATGACTTCAAGGGCTACTGCGACGTGTTCATGAAGTGTCGTCTGGTGGACGCAGATGGACCGCTGGCCAGGCTGAAGAAGGCCATCTTCAACCCAGAGCTCTATGAAAATATTGCAGAGTGGATTGTG GCCCATTGGTGGGCAGTTCTGTTGATGGGCATCGCCCTCATCATGCTCATGGCCGGCTTCATTAAGATCTGCAGCGTGCACACACCGAGCAGTAACCCCAAACTTCCCCCTCCTAAACCACTTCCGG GCACGTTAAAGAGGCGGCGAGCACAGCAGCATGCCAACTCCCAGGTGCAGCACCAGTCTCAGCACCCGCACGCCCACCAGCACGGACACGGGGGACACGGCGGGCATGGCGGCCAGCGGCAACCCCAGAGGCAGCCTCAGCGGCAGGCGCAGCCCCAGAGGCACCACCGTCAGCCCAGAGAGAACTATCAGATGGGCCAGATGAGACGCTGA